From one Macrobrachium nipponense isolate FS-2020 chromosome 37, ASM1510439v2, whole genome shotgun sequence genomic stretch:
- the LOC135209336 gene encoding COP9 signalosome complex subunit 3-like, whose translation MASALEHFVNNVTSLSSQGNYSEVVKYVSKSTEVLAKNVAHLDTVLATLQPQAHSLGVMAVLCVRLQNTTHTDANIDTLHATVAEFINVCSEEQIKYAPDMMADLCGSYADLLVAGNCAMRGIEVLSTAIRKTQESPLHLTSIHAHLVHLCLLSKCFKPAVKLMDVDIMDISKERGVYDVKHFLLYYYYGGMIYTAIKNYERAQYFFRVCITTPALAVSHIMLEAFKKYILVSLILEGKIGKIPKYASLVVTRFIKPLSQVYWDLGTAFITNCPDKVFSVINKNQDTFVRDQNMGLVKQCLNALYKKNIQRLTKTFLTLSLADVANRVQLSTPQEAQKYILNMVANPTDSASEIADLKASLQKMQEKMAALEGKQSEGDISSDGKKSKEETGERREHSPSDPLDLEEVSEDEVINREGLSNYKVLTSLLLEEYGDSLTPAAPPSPHSLFSSAKSLKSSFFLKMRPAISMKRALQSLDSWIKTKKELGRTVFCLPPAKLTGRRGIWYETGENMGLSLPTSAESDFSSLVDSSRRHALNSARATWGLSEMDHLLKGLFHVLEVFNFLDWSLGVLAKKTHEEEGLNPETLHSILTCIDKAVQDGSAEVSSLFGAGMLKKRAVYSAFLTKAVSPSQRAALLFAPLSEHLFPSQLVKDISHSLTEKATQDLLRQSSRKNRPVANEEKKGMQLCMEVERRLQAMEEEIVVNPQYVQKVLGPQEDEGPTPSSAQSSSFSIVSSM comes from the exons ATGGCATCCGCTTTGGAGCACTTCGTCAATAACGTCACTTCTCTATCGTCACAGG gCAACTACAGTGAAGTTGTAAAATATGTGAGCAAGAGCACAGAAGTACTTGCAAAAAATGTGGCCCACTTGGACACTGTTCTGGCAACTTTGCAGCCGCAAGCCCATTCACTGGGTGTAATGGCAGTGTTGTGTGTTAGGTTGCAGAACACGACACATACAGATGCAAACATTGACACACTGCATGCAACGGTAGCTGAATTTATTAATGTGTGCAGTGAAGAACAGATCAAATATGCTCCTGATATGA TGGCAGACTTGTGCGGAAGTTACGCCGATTTGCTCGTAGCCGGCAACTGTGCCATGCGAGGAATCGAGGTCCTGAGCACAGCCATTCGTAAGACACAGGAGTCTCCTCTGCACTTGACGTCGATCCACGCTCACCTAGTGCATCTCTGTCTCCTGTCAAAGTGTTTCAAACCGGCCGTGAAGCTCATGGATGTTGATATTATGGACATAAGTAAAGAG CGAGGAGTTTACGATGTCAAGCACTTTCTCCTTTACTACTACTACGGGGGGATGATCTACACCGCCATCAAGAACTACGAGAGAGCGCAGTACTTCTTCCGTGTGTGCATTACGACTCCAGCCTTAGCAGTGTCCCATATCATGCTGGAAGCCTTCAAAAAGTATATCTTGGTCTCCCTCATATTAGAAGGAAAG ATTGGAAAGATTCCAAAGTACGCCTCGCTAGTGGTTACGCGCTTCATAAAACCACTAAGTCAAGTTTACTGGGATTTAGGTACAGCTTTTATTACTAACTGCCCTGATAAAGTGTTTTCTGTGATCAACAAAAATCAAGATACGTTTGTAAG AGATCAAAACATGGGCCTTGTCAAACAGTGTTTGAATGCTCTCTATAAGAAGAATATCCAGAGGCTAACCAAGACCTTCCTCACGCTCTCTCTTGCCGACGTGGCCAACCGAGTGCAGCTCTCCACTCCGCAAGAAGCGCAGAAGTACATTTTGAACATG GTTGCTAATCCTACTGATTCGGCCTCTGAAATTGCAGACCTCaaggcttcccttcaaaaaatgcaagagaaaatggctgcattagaaggtaagcaaagtgaaggtGATATTTCCAGTgat GGGAAAAAGTCCAAGGAAGAGACAGGCGAAAGAAGGGAgcattctccttctgatcctctCGACTTAGAGGAAGTATCGGAGGATGAGGTAATTAACAGAGAAGGTTTGTCGAACTATAAggttcttacttctctcctgctagaagaatatggagattctttgactccagctgctcctccttctccgcactCTCTATTTTCAAGCGCTAAATCTCTTAAGTCTTCGTTCTTCCTTAAGATGAGACCGGCCATATCGATGAAGAGGGCCCTGCAGTCTCTGGATTCCTGgattaaaactaaaaaggaacTGGGGAGGACGGTCTTTTGTTTGCCTCCGGCCAAACTGACGGgaagaagaggcatatggtatgagactggagaaaatatgggattgtctctgcctacTTCGgctgaatcagacttctcgagtcttgtagacTCCTCGAGAAGGCACGCTTTGAACTCGGCCCGAGCAACATGGGgcctttcggaaatggaccatctcctcaaggggcttttccacgtcttggaggttttcaatttcctggattggtcccttggggttttggccaaaAAGACCCATGAAGAGGAAGGCCTAAACCCAGAGACTTTGCATAGCATACTTAcatgcatcgacaaagcagttcaggatggttcggcagaggtctcctccctctttggtgcggggATGTTAAAGAAGAGGGCAGTTTATAGTGCTttcctcactaaggccgtctctccttcacaGAGAGCCGCCttgctttttgcccctctttcagagcatttgttcccttctcagttggtgaaggacatttcacattcgctaactgagaaggcgactcaagatctccTCAGGCAGTCATcgaggaagaataggcctgtggccaatGAAGAGAAGAAAGGG